Genomic window (Escherichia fergusonii ATCC 35469):
AGACGTGCCGCCAGATCGCGGTCAAGTTCGATGACCGTCAGCTGGTCCAGACGTTCGCCGACCGGTTCGGTCAATGCCGCCAGACCGGGGCCGATTTCGACCATTGCCTGGCCTTTCTGCGGGTTAATGGCAGAAACAATGCTGTCGATCACGAACTGATCGTTGAGAAAGTTTTGCCCGAAGCGTTTACGGGCTAAGTGGCCCTGGTGGACTCGATTATTCATTGGGTGTTAACAATCATTTTGATGGCGAGATTAAGCGCCGTAATAAAACTGCCGACATCTGCTTTGCCACGTCCCGCCAGTTCAAGTGCGGTGCCGTGGTCCACTGATGTGCGAATAAAGGGCAGGCCCAGCGTAATGTTCACACCGCGCCCGAAGCCCTGGTATTTTAGCACGGGAAGACCCTGATCGTGGTACATCGCCAGCACGGCGTCGGCGTTATCGAGATATTTCGGCTGAAACAGGGTATCGGCAGGCAGCGGCCCTTTAAGTTTCATCCCCTGCACCCGTAACTCGTCGAGCACCGGAATGATAGTGTCTATCTCTTCCGTACCCATATGACCGCCTTCGCCCGCGTGCGGATTTAGCCCGCAGACCAGAATGCGCGGTTCGGCAATACCAAATTTGGTCCGCAAATCGTGATGCAAAATAGCAATGACTTCGTGCAAAAGCGCAGGGGTGATAGCATCTGCGATATCGCGCAGCGGTAAATGCGTCGTTGCCAGCGCCACGCGAAGTTCTTCGGTTGCCAGCATCATCACCACTTTTTTCGCCTGCGAACGCTCTTCGAAAAACTCGGTATGACCGGTAAACGGAATGCCTGCGTCGTTAATGACGCCTTTATGCACGGGGCCTGTGATCAGCGCAGCAAATTCACCGTTCAGACAGCCATCACACGCTCGCGCCAGCGTCTCCACCACATAATGCCCATTTTCAACCGCTAACTGCCCCGCAGTGACAGATTCACGTAGCGCGACAGGAAGTAGCGTTAATGTGCCCGCAGTTTGCGGTTGTGCAGGGGAGTTGGGGGAATAAGGGCGGAGGGTGAGCGGCAAACCGAGCATCGCTGCCCGGTCGGTAAGGAGAGTGGCATCGGCACAAACAACCAGTTCGACCGGCCACTCACGCTGTGCAAGCTGGACAACTAAGTCCGGGCCAATCCCGGCGGGCTCGCCGGGAGTGATCACAACACGTTGGGTTTTAACCATTAGTTGCTCAGGATTTTAACGTAGGCGCTGGCGCGTTGTTCCTGCATCCAGCTTGCTGCTTCTTCCGAGAACTTACGGTTCATCAGCATGCGGTACGCACGATCTTTCTGCGCAGCGTCGGTTTTATCGACATTACGGGTATCCAGCAGCTCGATCAAATGCCAGCCAAAGGAGGAGTGAACCGGTGCACTCATTTGGCCTTTGTTCAGGCGGGTGAGTGCGTCACGGAACGCCGGATCAAAAATGTCTGCTGTTGCCCAACCGAGATCGCCGCCCTGGTTAGCAGAACCTGGATCCTGGGAGAACTCTTTCGCTGCGGCAGCAAAAGTCGTTTTACCACTTTTGATATCAGCAGCGATTTGCTCCAGTTTCACGCGGGCTTGTTCGTCGGTCATAATCGGCGATGGTTTCAGCAGAATATGGCGAGCATGAACTTCGGTAACCGAGATATTTTGGCTACCACCACGCAGATCGTTGACTTTCAGAATATGGAAGCCAACACCGGAACGAATTGGGCCAACAACATCGCCTTTCTTCGCGGTACTTAACGCCTGGGCAAAGATACCCGGCAGTTCCTGAATGCGTCCCCAGCCCATCTGACCGCCTTTCAGGGCTTGTTGATCAGCAGAGTAGGAGATTGCCAGTTTGCCAAAATCAGCGCCGTTACGGGCTTGATCGACAATGGCACGCGCCTGGCTTTCTGCTTCGTTCACCTGATCAGAAGATGGATTTTCTGGCAGCGGGATCAGAATGTGGCTCAGATTCAGCTCAGTGCTGGCATCGTTTTGATTCCCGACCTGCTGCGCGAGAGATTCCACTTCCTGCGGCAGGATAGAGATACGACGACGAACTTCATTGTTGCGCACTTCAGAGATAATCATCTCTTTGCGGATCTGATTACGATAGGTGTTGTAGTTCAGCCCATCGTAAGCCAGACGGCTACGCATCTGATCCAGCGTCATGTTGTTTTGTTTAGCGATGTTAGCAATCGCCTGATCCAGCTGCTCATCGGAGATTTTCACCCCCATTTTCTGGCCCATTTGCAGCAGGATCTGATCCATGATCAACCGTTCCAGGATCTGATGACGCAGCGTAGCATCATCAGGAAGTTGTTGCCCCGCTTGTGCGGCATTCAGTTTTACTGACTGCAATAAACCATTAACGTCGCTTTCCAGCACCACGCCATTATTGACGACGGCTGCGACTTTATCGACTACCTGGGGGGCAGCGAAACTGGTATTCGCGATCATGGCGATACCGAGAAGCAGCGTTTTCCAGTTCTTCATACTTTTTCCATTTCAATTAGCCGCAATGCGGATTACGTTGTAACTCAATCAAATCACAAAGAGTTTTGATACGGCAGAATGTTCGAACGCAACATCTCTTGCGTGCCGAGGCCATAGTTAGAGCTCAGGCCACGAAGTTCGATGTTAAAGCCGATTACGTCGTCATAAACTGCATGTTGTTTATCATTATCCCAGCCGTTCAGCTTACGCTCGTAACCGACACGAATCGCATAACAGCAGGAACTGTACTGCACGCCTAACATGGAGTCGGCTGGTTTGTTCACATTGGTATCGAAGTAGTAAGCCCCGACAATCGACCAGCGATCAGCAAATGGCCAACTGGCTACGCCACCTACCTGCGAAATCCCCTTATTATATTGTTCAGAGGTGGAATAACGTGGCAATGTCGCCTGAATATATTCCGGGCTGGCATAGCGGTAATTTAGCTGTACCAGACGGTCTTGATCCCGACGGTACTCAATGCTGGCATTACTGGTCGCGACGTTATCCAGACGAGTGTCGTACTGCACACCACCCCGTACACCCCAACGCTCGGAGATTCGCCAGTAAGTATCACCAGCCCACACCAGTGAACCTTTATCGTCGTCTTTCTCCCATTTTATGTGGTCATCGCCAGTGCGAGACTCGCTGAAATAGTAGATTTGACCAACAGAAACGTTAAAACGTTCAACGGCATTTTCATCATATATACGAGATGTGACACCGGTCGTAACCTGGTTTGCTGATGCGATGCGGTCCAGACCACCATAAGTACGGTCGCGGAACAGGCCGCTATAGTCAAACTGCAACAGAGAAGAGTCGAAATTGTAGATGTCGCTCTGATCGCGATAGGGTACGTACAGATACTGCGCGCGTGGTTCCAGTGTCTGGGTAAAGCCAGGCGCCAGCAGATTCATGTCACGCTCAAAGACCATTTTGCCATCAACTTTAAATTGCGGCATTACACGGTTAACAGAATCAGCCAGCTTGTTTGTATTTCTGGCGTTATACCAGTCAAGATTGGTCTGCTGATAGTGTGTCGCCAGCAGTTTGGCTTCGGTATTTAAACTGCCCCAGTTGTTCGACAACGGGAGATTGATCGTCGGTTCAAGGTGCAGACGTGTGGCTTCTGGCATATTGCTATTGGTATTTACAAAATGCACTGCCTGACCATAGATACGGGTATCAAACGGACCGAGATCGTTATGGTAGTAGTTGACGTCTAACTGCGGCTCAGCGGCGTAACTGTTACCACTGTTATCGTCAAAGACCTGAAACTGTTTGGTCGAAAGTGTGGCGTCAAAGTTCTGTACTGCGTAACCGACGCTGAATTTTTGCGTAGCGTAGCCGTCGGTACTGGAACCGTACTTATTATCAAAGTCGTTGAAATAACTTGGATCACTAACTTTGGTGTAGTCAATATTGAAGCGCCACACCTGATCCATTACACCAGAGTGTTGCCAGTAAAATAACCAACGACGTGAGTTATCATCGTTCGGGTGTTCATCTTCATAGACTTTATCTGAAGGCAGATAGTCCAGTTCCATCAAGCCTGCGCCCGCCTGGGAGAGGTAGCGGAACTCGTTCTCCCACATAATGTTGCCACGACGATGCATATAATGCGGCGTGATGGTGGCATCCATATTTGGCGCGATGTTCCAGTAATATGGCAGGTAGAACTCAAAGTAGTTCTTGGTCGTGTACTTGGCGTTTGGGATCAAGAAACCGGAGCGGCGTTTGTCACCCACCGGTAACTGCAAATAGGGGCTGTAGAAGATTGGCACCGGGCCAACTTTAAAACGGGCGTTCCAGATTTCGGCTACTTGCTCTTCGCGGTCATGGATAATTTCGCTCCCCACCACGCTCCAGGTATCGGACCCCGGTAAGCAGGAGGTAAAGCTGCCGTTATCCAGAATGGTATAACGGTTTTCGCCTCGTTGTTTCATCAGGTCCGCTTTACCGCGCCCCTGACGACCCACCATCTGGTAATCCCCTTCCCAGACGTTAGTATCTTTGGTGTTCAGATTCGCCCATCCCTTTGGCCCTTTCAGAATGACCTGGTTGTCGTCGTAATGGACATTACCGAGCGCATCAACAGTACGAATCGGTTCTGGCTCGCCTGGTGCTTCTTTTTGATGAAGTTGCACTTCATCGGCCTGCAGTCGACTGTTCCCTTGCATGATATCTACATTGCCGGAAAACACTGCGTCATCAGGATAATTCCCTTTGGCGTCGTCAGCATTAATCGTCACGGGCAGTTCGTTCGTGTCGCCCTTCACCAGAGGACGGTCATAGCTCGGCACGCCCAACATACACTGTGAGGCGAGATCGGCTGCCAGGCCCTGTTGACTGTAAAGGGCGGTGGCAATCATGGTGGCCAGGAGGGTGGGGATACGTTTTTTCATACGTTGAATTTTATTGTTCCATCATCGGTAACGTTGCGCGCGGCAAACGGTCAGAGACTAACGTACTCATCATCTCTACGCTAGTGTTAATCCTGCCCGAATAGTGTCTGTGATGTTAGGCACGGCATAGAATGACAGGTATGATAATGCAAATTATAGGCGATGTCTCACAATAGACCGCAGCCCGAAATGGGTAAAAGCGCCTTAAATTGTGAGAGATAGCCCTGATATCCGAGTGTCGATTTGGGGAATATATGCAGTATTGGGGAAAAATCATTGGCGTGGCCGTGGCCTTAATGATGGGCGGTGGTTTTTGGGGCGTTGTATTAGGGCTGTTGATTGGCCATATGTTTGATAAAGCCCGCAGCCGTAAAATGGCGTGGTTCGCCAATCAGCGTGAGCGTCAGGCGCTGTTTTTTGCCACCACTTTTGAGGTGATGGGGCATTTAACCAAATCTAAAGGTCGCGTCACTGAGGCTGATATTCATATTGCCAGCCGTTTGATGGATCGAATGAATCTGCATGGCGCTTCCCGTACTGCGGCGCAAAATGCATTCCGGGTGGGAAAATCAGATAATTACCCACTGCGTGAAAAGATGCGCCAGTTTCGCAGTGTCTGCTTTGGTCGTTTTGACTTAATTCGTATGTTTCTGGAGATCCAGATTCAGGCGGCGTTTGCTGATGGTTCGCTGCATCCAAATGAGCGGGCGGTACTGTATGTCATTGCTGAAGAATTAGGGATCTCCCGCGCTCAGTTTGACCAGTTCCTGCGCATGATGCAGGGCGGTGCACAGTTTGGCGGCGGTTATCAGCAGCAATCTGGCGGTGGTAACTGGCAGCAAGCGCAGCGAGGCCCAACGCTGGAAGATGCCTGTAATGTGCTGGGTGTGAAGCCGACGGATGATGCGACCACCATTAAACGTGCCTACCGTAAGCTGATGAGTGAACACCATCCGGATAAGCTGGTAGCAAAAGGTTTGCCGCCTGAGATGATGGAGATGGCGAAGCAGAAAGCGCAGGAAATTCAGCAGGCCTATGAGCTGATAAAGCAGCAGAAAGGGTTTAAATAAGTTTCAGGGCGAGTAAGAAGAGAAGGCCTTAACGCCTTCTCCTGCCTACCTAATCGCGCTACCGAGACTATTAAAAATCCGCGGGCGCCTTAAACGTCATACTATTGCCATATGCCGGATGGGTAATCGTCAACATCTCTGCATGTAGCAGTAAACGTGGTGCCATTGCCCTGGCTTCTGGTGATGCATAAAAACGATCGCCGAGAATCGGATGGCCCAGCGCCAGCATATGCACACGCAGCTGATGCGAACGCCCGGTAATCGGTTTTAACACCACTCTTGCTGTGTTATCCGCAGCATACTCCACCACTTCATATTCCGTCTGCGCAGGTTTACCCGTTTCGTAACAGACTTTCTGTTTCGGGCGGTTTGGCCAGTCGCAAATCAGCGGCAGATCGACCAGACCTTCCGCTGGGGATGGGTGCCCCCAGACGCGGGCCACATACTGCTTTTTCGGCTCGCGCTCGCGGAACTGGCGTTTTAATTCCCGCTCCGCGGCTTTGGTCAGCGCCACTACAATCACGCCGCTGGTAGCCATATCCAGACGATGCACCGATTCCGCCTGCGGATAATCACGCTGAATGCGCGTCATCACGCTGTCTTTGTGCTCCTCCAGACGCCCCGGCACCGATAACAAGCCGCTCGGCTTGTTGACCACCATAATGTGGTCATCCTGATACAGGATAACCAGCCAGGGTTCCTGCGGCGGATTGTAGTTTTCCATCCCCATTTTAGGCTCCGTTACTGATGCGTCACAACGATCAAACGCAGGGCATCCAGACGCCAACCTGCCTGATCCAGGCTTTCCATTACCTGCTGACGGTTGCTCTCAATGGCGGTCAGTTCATCGTCACGAATGTTCGGGTTCACTGCGCGCAGAGCTTCCAGACGAGACAGCTCGGCAGACAGTTTTTCGTCGGCTTCGTTACGTGCTGCATCAATCAATGCACGGGCAGATTTCTCGATCTGCGCTTCACCCAGCTGAAGGATAGCGTGAACATCCTGCTGCACGGCATTAACCAGCTTGCTGCCAGTGTGGCGGTTAACCGCGTTAAGCTGACGGTTAAAGGTTTCAAACTCCACCTGCGCTGCCAGGTTGTTGCCGTTTTTATCCAGTAGCATACGTACCGGCGTCGGTGGCAGGAAGCGGTTGAGCTGCAACTGCTTCGGAGCCTGGGCTTCAACGACATAAATCAGCTCCACCAACAGCGTACCTACCGGCAACGCTTTGTTTTTCAACAGTGAAATCGTGCTGCTACCGGTATCGCCAGAGAGGATCAGATCCAGACCGTTGCGGATCAGCGGATGCTCCCAGGTAATAAACTGCGCATCTTCACGCGCCAGCGCCACTTCACGGTCGAAGGTAATGGTGATGCCATCTTCCGACAGGCCAGGGAAGTCCGGCACCAGCATATGATCGGACGGCGTCAGCACGATCATGTTGTCGCCGCGATCGTCCTGATTGATACCGATAATATCGAACAGGTTCATGGCGAAGGCGATCAGGTTGGTATCGTCATCCTGCTCTTCAATGCTTTCAGCTAATGCCTGCGCTTTTTCGCCACCGTTGGAATGGATCTCCAGCAGGCGGTCACGACCCTGTTCCAGCTGTGCCTTCAACGCCTCGTGCTGCTCGCGGCAGTTTTTGATCAGATCGTCAAAGCCTTCGGTTTGATCCGGTGAGGCCAGGTAGTTAATCAGATCGTTATACACGCTATCGTAGATAGTGCGTCCGGTCGGGCAGGTGTGCTCGAATGCATCCAGACCTTCGTGATACCAGCGCACCAGTACCGACTGAGCGGTTTTTT
Coding sequences:
- the pdxA gene encoding 4-hydroxythreonine-4-phosphate dehydrogenase PdxA, translating into MVKTQRVVITPGEPAGIGPDLVVQLAQREWPVELVVCADATLLTDRAAMLGLPLTLRPYSPNSPAQPQTAGTLTLLPVALRESVTAGQLAVENGHYVVETLARACDGCLNGEFAALITGPVHKGVINDAGIPFTGHTEFFEERSQAKKVVMMLATEELRVALATTHLPLRDIADAITPALLHEVIAILHHDLRTKFGIAEPRILVCGLNPHAGEGGHMGTEEIDTIIPVLDELRVQGMKLKGPLPADTLFQPKYLDNADAVLAMYHDQGLPVLKYQGFGRGVNITLGLPFIRTSVDHGTALELAGRGKADVGSFITALNLAIKMIVNTQ
- the djlA gene encoding co-chaperone DjlA, with protein sequence MQYWGKIIGVAVALMMGGGFWGVVLGLLIGHMFDKARSRKMAWFANQRERQALFFATTFEVMGHLTKSKGRVTEADIHIASRLMDRMNLHGASRTAAQNAFRVGKSDNYPLREKMRQFRSVCFGRFDLIRMFLEIQIQAAFADGSLHPNERAVLYVIAEELGISRAQFDQFLRMMQGGAQFGGGYQQQSGGGNWQQAQRGPTLEDACNVLGVKPTDDATTIKRAYRKLMSEHHPDKLVAKGLPPEMMEMAKQKAQEIQQAYELIKQQKGFK
- the rluA gene encoding bifunctional tRNA pseudouridine(32) synthase/23S rRNA pseudouridine(746) synthase RluA, with product MGMENYNPPQEPWLVILYQDDHIMVVNKPSGLLSVPGRLEEHKDSVMTRIQRDYPQAESVHRLDMATSGVIVVALTKAAERELKRQFREREPKKQYVARVWGHPSPAEGLVDLPLICDWPNRPKQKVCYETGKPAQTEYEVVEYAADNTARVVLKPITGRSHQLRVHMLALGHPILGDRFYASPEARAMAPRLLLHAEMLTITHPAYGNSMTFKAPADF
- the surA gene encoding peptidylprolyl isomerase SurA — translated: MKNWKTLLLGIAMIANTSFAAPQVVDKVAAVVNNGVVLESDVNGLLQSVKLNAAQAGQQLPDDATLRHQILERLIMDQILLQMGQKMGVKISDEQLDQAIANIAKQNNMTLDQMRSRLAYDGLNYNTYRNQIRKEMIISEVRNNEVRRRISILPQEVESLAQQVGNQNDASTELNLSHILIPLPENPSSDQVNEAESQARAIVDQARNGADFGKLAISYSADQQALKGGQMGWGRIQELPGIFAQALSTAKKGDVVGPIRSGVGFHILKVNDLRGGSQNISVTEVHARHILLKPSPIMTDEQARVKLEQIAADIKSGKTTFAAAAKEFSQDPGSANQGGDLGWATADIFDPAFRDALTRLNKGQMSAPVHSSFGWHLIELLDTRNVDKTDAAQKDRAYRMLMNRKFSEEAASWMQEQRASAYVKILSN
- the lptD gene encoding LPS assembly protein LptD; the protein is MKKRIPTLLATMIATALYSQQGLAADLASQCMLGVPSYDRPLVKGDTNELPVTINADDAKGNYPDDAVFSGNVDIMQGNSRLQADEVQLHQKEAPGEPEPIRTVDALGNVHYDDNQVILKGPKGWANLNTKDTNVWEGDYQMVGRQGRGKADLMKQRGENRYTILDNGSFTSCLPGSDTWSVVGSEIIHDREEQVAEIWNARFKVGPVPIFYSPYLQLPVGDKRRSGFLIPNAKYTTKNYFEFYLPYYWNIAPNMDATITPHYMHRRGNIMWENEFRYLSQAGAGLMELDYLPSDKVYEDEHPNDDNSRRWLFYWQHSGVMDQVWRFNIDYTKVSDPSYFNDFDNKYGSSTDGYATQKFSVGYAVQNFDATLSTKQFQVFDDNSGNSYAAEPQLDVNYYHNDLGPFDTRIYGQAVHFVNTNSNMPEATRLHLEPTINLPLSNNWGSLNTEAKLLATHYQQTNLDWYNARNTNKLADSVNRVMPQFKVDGKMVFERDMNLLAPGFTQTLEPRAQYLYVPYRDQSDIYNFDSSLLQFDYSGLFRDRTYGGLDRIASANQVTTGVTSRIYDENAVERFNVSVGQIYYFSESRTGDDHIKWEKDDDKGSLVWAGDTYWRISERWGVRGGVQYDTRLDNVATSNASIEYRRDQDRLVQLNYRYASPEYIQATLPRYSTSEQYNKGISQVGGVASWPFADRWSIVGAYYFDTNVNKPADSMLGVQYSSCCYAIRVGYERKLNGWDNDKQHAVYDDVIGFNIELRGLSSNYGLGTQEMLRSNILPYQNSL